GTTGTTTGAAACGTCCTTTTAAACACTGTACACAAATGTTGTGGCGAAAGATTTACTATGCTTGATATCTCATCAAGGGAAATAGTTTTTTTATAGTTTTCTTCAATGTACTGAAGTACTGGTAAAAGCTTTAAATAATTATTTTCAAAGTTTTTTTCAATCTTATTTTGAAGGTTTAAAAACATATGAAGAATAAAGCTGTAGATAAGCTGAGAGCATTCAATTGACACAATGTAATTATAGACACTTGCTTTGTTCGATATTGCTTCTAACATTCCTTCCAAGTACTTTTTGTTTGTGAGCTTGAATATTTCAAAAGGTCTTATTCCCATTGTTTTGAGAATTGTTTCTGATGCAGGTCCATTAAAAGTAAGCCAAATGGTCGACCACTTAGATGTTGCTGCAAAATACTCATGGGCAATGCCTGGATACAAGAAAAAGGCTGTATTCTCATCAACTAAGTACTTTTGCCCATCAACAATCAAATATCCATTTCCTTCTAATGTATGCAAATAATGATAATCAGGATGCCCATTTTTTCTTATAACATGTTCTTGGTATTCATTAGAACCAACGCTTTTGAGATAGATTGGAAGCCCTTTTTCAAGTGATGTATTGACAATAAAACAGGTTTTCATAGCAAAAGTCTATCACCTTTCTTGTCAAATAAAATCTCTATATCATATTATATCAGCCAAGAGCAACAAAAATAGACCCGATAGCGATAAGCAAAACTCCTAAGCCTGTATAAAACGAAATCTTCTCACCAAGAAAAATTGCAGCAAGCACTATTGCAAACACAACAGAAAGCCTGTCAATTGGTGCAACCTGCTGAACCTTTCCATTCTTGAGAGCCAAAAAGTAAAATAGCCATGACAGTGCCCCCGCAACACCACTTAAAACGATAAACAAAATAGCCTTTTTGCTCGCCAATATTTCTCCTATTTTGTTTAGCCTACCTTGAAATATGATTACTAAAACCAGAAATAAGGCCATAATGACCGCTCTTATTGCTGTTGCCACGTTTGTGTCAAGATTTTTAAGACCAATCTTGCCAAAGATTGCAACAAGAGAGGCAAACAGAGCTGATAAAAGTCCAAATATGAGCCACAAATAGTTCATAATCTTTTCCCTCCAATATCAAAGATGTATAACTAATTACATTTTAGACAATAATCAAAATGATATCAATTACAACTTAAAGAAAGGGTTGATAAAAATTGAAACAGACAGTTGATGTTTTATCTCAAATAGCTCAACTGAAAGAGGTTGATTACAAAAATACCTTGATGATAACATCATTGATAGAGGTTCTTGTCGACAAGGGTATTATCGTCAGGAAAGAGGTGTTTGAAAAGTCAATATTCTTAGATAGGCTTGTTGAAAGTGAAGCCAAGAGAAGAAATGAAAAGGG
This Caldicellulosiruptor changbaiensis DNA region includes the following protein-coding sequences:
- a CDS encoding AraC family transcriptional regulator, with amino-acid sequence MKTCFIVNTSLEKGLPIYLKSVGSNEYQEHVIRKNGHPDYHYLHTLEGNGYLIVDGQKYLVDENTAFFLYPGIAHEYFAATSKWSTIWLTFNGPASETILKTMGIRPFEIFKLTNKKYLEGMLEAISNKASVYNYIVSIECSQLIYSFILHMFLNLQNKIEKNFENNYLKLLPVLQYIEENYKKTISLDEISSIVNLSPQHLCTVFKRTFQTTPYEYLIRVRIQKAKELLMRQSSIQIKEVCYEVGFKNPSYFCYMFKKLEGITPLQFKRLFG
- a CDS encoding EamA family transporter, with translation MNYLWLIFGLLSALFASLVAIFGKIGLKNLDTNVATAIRAVIMALFLVLVIIFQGRLNKIGEILASKKAILFIVLSGVAGALSWLFYFLALKNGKVQQVAPIDRLSVVFAIVLAAIFLGEKISFYTGLGVLLIAIGSIFVALG